Proteins from a single region of Stappia sp. ES.058:
- a CDS encoding phosphoadenylyl-sulfate reductase, with translation MGRHEALAAIDDPGDLATRLAARFDGAPAEEVIAAARRQFGAGLAMVSSFGAESAVLLHLASRVDPRLPVLFIDTGKLFPATLRYRDALTERFGLKDVRVLRPSVEDLQADDPTGALWMRDTDACCDIRKVRPLARAVAGLDAWISGRKRFQASSRSNIPLFEADGSRVKVNPLADWDPSDLRAHMQAHDLPPHPLVAEGYPSIGCMPCTSPVAEGEDPRAGRWRGGDKTECGIHFPLPQENENGAGI, from the coding sequence ATGGGACGGCATGAAGCCCTAGCGGCAATAGACGACCCGGGCGACCTTGCGACAAGGCTCGCTGCCCGCTTTGACGGCGCGCCGGCGGAAGAGGTGATCGCGGCGGCGCGGCGGCAGTTTGGAGCCGGTTTGGCGATGGTCTCTTCCTTCGGCGCGGAATCGGCGGTGCTGCTCCATCTCGCTTCCCGTGTCGATCCACGCCTGCCGGTGCTGTTCATCGACACCGGCAAGCTCTTTCCCGCAACGCTGCGCTACCGGGACGCGCTGACCGAACGCTTCGGCCTCAAGGACGTGCGGGTTCTGAGGCCCTCAGTGGAGGATCTTCAGGCCGACGATCCGACAGGCGCGCTGTGGATGCGCGACACGGATGCCTGTTGCGACATCCGCAAGGTGCGTCCGCTGGCGCGCGCGGTCGCCGGCCTCGACGCCTGGATTTCCGGACGCAAGCGGTTCCAGGCCAGTTCGCGCTCCAACATCCCGCTGTTCGAGGCCGATGGTTCGCGCGTGAAGGTCAATCCGCTCGCGGACTGGGACCCGTCGGATCTGCGGGCGCACATGCAGGCCCACGACCTGCCGCCGCATCCGCTTGTGGCGGAGGGATACCCGTCGATCGGCTGCATGCCCTGCACCAGTCCGGTAGCGGAAGGCGAGGACCCGCGCGCCGGGCGCTGGCGCGGCGGCGACAAGACCGAATGCGGCATCCATTTTCCGCTTCCGCAGGAAAACGAGAACGGAGCGGGGATCTGA
- a CDS encoding DUF934 domain-containing protein: protein MTAQLYRNGTFVADHWRHLGEDDPLPDGGAVILPLGRYLESVATAPASLKLAVLLRAADDPDTLVPHLSRLEIVAVDFAKFSDGRGYSTARLLRQRLGFEGELRAVGDVLLDQIPLMRRCGFTAFEIAHAPTRRALEAGHSVEVPLYLQPVEHAGERPAGARAWARRPAAPQG, encoded by the coding sequence ATGACGGCACAGCTTTACAGGAACGGCACCTTTGTCGCCGACCACTGGCGTCACCTCGGCGAAGACGATCCGCTGCCGGACGGCGGTGCCGTCATTCTCCCGCTCGGGCGCTATCTGGAGAGCGTCGCGACGGCGCCGGCCTCGCTCAAGCTCGCGGTGTTGTTGCGTGCGGCGGATGATCCCGACACGCTTGTCCCGCATCTTTCGCGTCTTGAGATTGTCGCCGTCGACTTTGCGAAATTCTCCGACGGACGCGGCTATTCCACCGCGCGCCTGCTGCGCCAGCGGTTGGGCTTTGAAGGCGAGCTGCGGGCGGTGGGCGATGTGCTGCTCGACCAGATCCCGCTGATGCGCCGTTGCGGCTTTACCGCCTTTGAAATCGCGCACGCGCCAACGCGTCGCGCCCTTGAGGCTGGTCACAGTGTCGAGGTGCCGTTATATCTTCAACCTGTGGAGCACGCTGGCGAACGCCCGGCCGGGGCCCGCGCCTGGGCCCGGCGCCCGGCGGCACCGCAGGGGTGA
- a CDS encoding ferredoxin--NADP reductase yields the protein MHGMNVVDLSGAAADVVPAGATAETVTEVQHYTDDLFRFRMTRPATFRFRSGEFVMIGLMVGEKPIYRAYSIASPSWDEELEFFSIKVPNGPLTEHLARIEVGDKVLMKKKPTGTLVNDALITGKRLYMFSTGTGFAPFASLIRDPETYDKFDEVIVTHSCRFKAELAYSIETVAAAKEDPLIGELAAERLRLFTSTTREPSEHVGRITTLIESGELFEALGVPPIDPETDRGMICGSMAMLKDTKALLEARGLTEGANNKPAEFVIERAFVG from the coding sequence ATGCATGGCATGAATGTGGTCGATCTTTCCGGTGCTGCGGCGGATGTCGTTCCTGCCGGCGCAACCGCCGAGACCGTGACCGAGGTCCAGCATTACACTGACGACCTGTTTCGCTTCCGCATGACACGGCCGGCGACCTTCCGGTTTCGATCCGGCGAATTCGTCATGATCGGACTGATGGTCGGGGAAAAGCCGATCTACCGGGCCTATTCGATCGCCTCGCCCTCCTGGGACGAAGAGCTCGAGTTCTTTTCGATCAAGGTGCCGAACGGCCCGCTGACCGAGCATCTCGCCAGGATCGAGGTCGGCGACAAGGTTTTGATGAAGAAGAAGCCGACCGGAACGCTGGTCAACGACGCGCTGATCACCGGCAAGCGGCTTTACATGTTCTCCACCGGCACGGGCTTTGCGCCTTTCGCAAGCCTCATTCGCGATCCGGAGACCTACGACAAGTTCGACGAGGTCATCGTCACCCATTCCTGTCGCTTCAAGGCCGAGCTTGCCTATTCCATCGAGACGGTGGCGGCGGCGAAGGAAGATCCGCTGATCGGCGAGCTTGCCGCCGAGCGGCTGCGCCTTTTCACCTCCACCACGCGCGAGCCGTCGGAGCATGTCGGCCGCATCACGACGCTGATCGAAAGCGGCGAATTGTTCGAGGCGCTGGGTGTGCCGCCGATCGACCCGGAAACGGATCGCGGCATGATCTGTGGATCGATGGCCATGCTCAAGGACACCAAGGCGCTGCTGGAGGCCCGTGGGTTGACCGAGGGCGCCAACAACAAGCCGGCCGAATTCGTCATCGAGCGCGCCTTCGTCGGTTGA
- a CDS encoding NUDIX domain-containing protein, producing the protein MSDRKTSKDDACVRILDERTLYEGFARYRELDVEERRADGTTHRLSREYQTRGDVVAVLPFDPERKVALLARQLRVPLLARGDGEAFLLEAPAGYVDDGEAPADAARREAAEEVGIALTDLEPVGEVYSSPGAMTERISLFLAEYTLADRRSAGGGLAHEGEEIEVLECPLARLVCDPGDATGQDAKTLLLLQALMLRRPDLFA; encoded by the coding sequence GTGAGCGACAGGAAGACGTCGAAAGACGACGCGTGCGTGCGCATTCTCGACGAGCGCACGCTTTACGAGGGCTTTGCCCGTTATCGGGAGCTGGATGTCGAGGAGCGCCGCGCCGACGGCACGACACATCGCCTGTCGCGCGAGTATCAGACGCGCGGCGATGTCGTCGCCGTCCTTCCCTTCGATCCGGAGCGAAAGGTCGCGCTGCTGGCCCGCCAGCTGCGCGTGCCGCTGCTTGCCCGCGGCGACGGCGAGGCGTTCCTGCTCGAGGCGCCTGCGGGCTATGTCGATGACGGCGAGGCGCCGGCCGACGCCGCCCGGCGCGAGGCGGCGGAAGAGGTCGGTATCGCCCTGACCGATCTCGAGCCGGTCGGTGAGGTCTATTCCTCTCCCGGCGCGATGACCGAACGGATTTCCCTCTTTCTGGCCGAATACACCCTGGCGGATCGCCGGAGCGCCGGCGGGGGACTTGCGCATGAAGGGGAGGAGATCGAGGTGCTGGAGTGCCCGCTTGCCCGGCTGGTTTGCGATCCGGGCGATGCAACCGGCCAGGACGCCAAGACGCTGCTGCTGCTGCAGGCGCTCATGTTGCGCCGCCCCGATCTTTTTGCGTAA
- a CDS encoding NADP-dependent oxidoreductase gives MSMNRTVRLVKRPAPGLVSSVSFEIRDEPVAEPGDGEFRMRAEYVSLDPAMRGWVNEGKSYVPPVALGDVMRAFSAGTVEASNHPEFRVGDKVVGLFGVQTHAISDGRGVQRVDTDIAPLQSWIGGLGMPGLTAYFGLLRVGEAKAGDTVVVSAASGAVGSLVGQIAKLKGCRAVGIAGGPEKCRALIEVDGFDAAVDYKAGDLGAQLDKACPDGIDVDFENVGGEILDTILPRMNTFGRIAVCGLISAYTATSVPPGPVNLRYVLTQRLKMQGLIVFDFARDNAVALADLGAWVKEGKLKLREDVREGGVDAFVETLNLLYTGGNFGKLSLKV, from the coding sequence ATGTCGATGAACCGTACCGTACGTCTCGTCAAACGTCCTGCGCCCGGCCTTGTCAGTTCAGTCAGTTTCGAGATCCGCGATGAGCCGGTCGCCGAGCCGGGCGACGGCGAATTTCGTATGCGCGCCGAATATGTCTCGCTCGATCCGGCCATGCGCGGCTGGGTGAACGAGGGCAAATCCTATGTGCCGCCGGTCGCGCTCGGCGATGTGATGCGCGCCTTTTCCGCCGGCACGGTGGAGGCGTCCAACCACCCCGAGTTTCGCGTGGGCGACAAGGTGGTCGGCCTTTTCGGCGTGCAGACGCACGCGATCTCCGACGGCCGCGGCGTGCAGCGCGTCGACACGGATATCGCGCCGCTGCAAAGCTGGATCGGCGGTCTCGGCATGCCGGGGCTGACCGCCTATTTCGGCCTGTTGCGCGTCGGCGAGGCGAAGGCCGGCGACACGGTTGTCGTCTCCGCCGCCTCCGGCGCGGTCGGTTCGCTTGTCGGCCAGATCGCGAAGCTCAAGGGCTGCCGCGCGGTCGGTATCGCCGGCGGTCCGGAAAAATGCCGGGCGCTGATCGAGGTCGACGGCTTTGACGCGGCGGTCGACTACAAGGCGGGCGATCTTGGCGCGCAGCTCGACAAGGCCTGCCCGGACGGGATCGACGTCGATTTCGAAAACGTCGGTGGCGAGATCCTCGACACCATCCTGCCGCGCATGAACACCTTCGGGCGCATCGCGGTCTGCGGGCTGATCTCGGCCTATACGGCGACCTCGGTGCCGCCGGGACCGGTGAACCTGCGCTATGTGCTCACCCAGCGGCTGAAGATGCAGGGCTTGATCGTCTTCGACTTCGCCCGCGACAATGCGGTTGCGCTCGCCGATCTCGGCGCCTGGGTGAAGGAGGGCAAGCTGAAGCTGCGCGAGGACGTGCGCGAGGGCGGCGTCGACGCCTTCGTCGAGACGCTCAATCTGCTTTATACCGGCGGCAACTTCGGCAAGCTCAGCCTCAAGGTCTGA
- a CDS encoding lytic murein transglycosylase — MRFGRTWKAARAGLALATLAAGTAGLQPSPAQAASLDACVANIRAQAIKAGVSRATADRALSDVSFDEKAVRFSRSQPEYKTPIWDYLAFLVDEERIADGKKMLDRHRNTLARVEKSYGVDGYIVLAVWGVESDYGQFRGDFHVPHALANVACNGRRAKYFRSELVEILKIVDRGDVKLKDLQGSWAGAFGQTQFMPSTYRRLAVDFDGDGRRDLVNSVPDALASTANYLKKAGWVTGMPWGYEVRLPKGYKGPSGRKNRATVTSWGKRGIIHLDGGKIDGEARAGLLLPAGRDGPAFLVFKNFDAIYSYNVAESYALAISHLADRLRGAGPFATPWPTSDTGLSRAERLRLQELLLRAGYDIGEADGRVGPATRAGIKQAEARFGLRQTGRPGRKIYEKLGGR, encoded by the coding sequence ATGCGGTTCGGGCGAACATGGAAAGCGGCGCGAGCCGGTCTTGCGCTGGCAACGCTTGCCGCCGGCACTGCGGGGCTTCAACCGTCTCCTGCGCAGGCCGCATCGCTCGACGCTTGCGTCGCCAATATCCGCGCGCAGGCGATCAAGGCCGGCGTCAGCCGCGCCACCGCCGACCGGGCGCTGTCGGATGTTTCCTTTGACGAAAAAGCGGTGCGCTTCTCCCGCAGCCAGCCGGAATACAAGACCCCGATCTGGGACTATCTTGCCTTTCTGGTCGACGAGGAACGCATCGCCGACGGCAAGAAGATGCTCGATCGCCATCGCAACACCCTGGCCCGGGTGGAAAAATCCTATGGTGTCGACGGTTACATCGTGCTGGCTGTCTGGGGCGTTGAAAGCGACTACGGGCAGTTTCGCGGCGATTTCCATGTGCCGCATGCGCTGGCCAATGTCGCCTGCAACGGCCGGCGTGCGAAGTATTTCCGCTCCGAGCTGGTCGAGATCCTGAAGATCGTCGACCGGGGCGACGTGAAGCTCAAGGACCTGCAAGGCTCCTGGGCCGGCGCCTTCGGCCAGACCCAGTTCATGCCCTCCACCTATCGCCGGCTGGCGGTCGATTTTGATGGCGACGGGCGCCGCGATCTCGTTAATTCCGTGCCGGATGCGCTTGCCTCCACGGCGAATTATCTCAAGAAGGCGGGCTGGGTCACCGGCATGCCCTGGGGCTACGAGGTGCGTCTGCCCAAGGGCTACAAGGGGCCGTCCGGGCGCAAGAATCGCGCGACCGTCACCTCCTGGGGCAAGCGCGGCATCATCCATCTCGACGGCGGCAAGATCGACGGCGAGGCGCGTGCCGGGCTCCTGCTTCCGGCCGGGCGCGACGGCCCGGCGTTTCTGGTGTTCAAGAATTTCGACGCGATCTATTCCTACAATGTCGCGGAAAGCTATGCGCTGGCAATCTCGCATCTGGCAGATCGTCTGCGCGGCGCCGGGCCGTTCGCCACCCCGTGGCCGACGTCGGATACGGGCCTGTCGCGCGCCGAACGCCTCAGGCTTCAGGAACTTCTGCTGCGAGCGGGCTATGACATCGGCGAGGCGGACGGGCGTGTCGGCCCGGCAACGCGCGCCGGCATCAAGCAGGCCGAGGCGCGCTTCGGATTGCGCCAGACCGGCCGGCCGGGTCGCAAGATCTATGAAAAGCTCGGAGGCCGCTGA
- the msrA gene encoding peptide-methionine (S)-S-oxide reductase MsrA, with product MHTTFKRPRSPRLLGALAAVLAVSLAAPRPAIALDEQTAIFAGGCFWCVESDFDTIPGVLETVSGYTGGTLDDPTYKAVTQGGTGHYEAVRITFDADTVSYTDLVAALFRSVDPTDAGGQFCDRGPSYRTAIFATDAEQRRIAEREKAQAAVSLDTKIATPILDAATFYPAEDYHQDFYEKSPTRYTYYRWSCGRDDTVKRVWGKEAFKGIPGKG from the coding sequence ATGCATACGACATTCAAGCGGCCCAGGTCCCCGCGCCTCCTCGGCGCCCTTGCCGCCGTTCTGGCGGTCTCGCTTGCCGCGCCGCGTCCCGCGATTGCGCTGGACGAGCAAACGGCGATCTTTGCCGGGGGCTGTTTCTGGTGCGTTGAATCGGACTTCGACACGATCCCGGGCGTCCTGGAAACGGTCTCGGGCTATACTGGCGGCACTCTGGACGATCCGACCTACAAGGCGGTGACGCAGGGCGGCACGGGGCACTATGAAGCCGTGCGCATCACCTTCGACGCGGACACGGTGAGCTACACGGACCTGGTGGCGGCGCTGTTTCGCAGCGTCGATCCGACCGACGCAGGCGGCCAGTTCTGCGACCGGGGTCCGTCCTATCGCACGGCGATCTTCGCCACGGACGCTGAGCAGCGCCGGATCGCGGAGCGGGAAAAGGCGCAAGCCGCAGTCAGCCTCGACACGAAGATCGCGACGCCGATCCTCGATGCCGCGACCTTCTATCCGGCCGAGGACTATCATCAGGATTTCTACGAGAAGAGCCCCACCCGCTACACTTACTATCGCTGGTCGTGCGGCCGCGACGACACCGTCAAGCGGGTCTGGGGCAAGGAGGCCTTCAAGGGCATCCCCGGCAAGGGATAA
- a CDS encoding aldehyde dehydrogenase family protein: protein MTNGRTALSSEIRRFQAVIDGVAGEATGGRRIDVIAPSTGEVFASIPRCDAGDVGRAVVAARSAFDGDDWGRMPAVERGRILSRLSALVLSHIDELAELESRDTGKPLRQGRADIVNAARYFEFYGGAADKVTGDTLPAQTGFMAITLREPHGVVGSIVPWNYPAQIMARVAGAALAMGNTLVMKPAEDACLSVLRIAELALEAGLPAGVWNVVPGYGEEAGASLSNHPGVDFLTFTGSPEVGTLIQTAAAKNHIGCTLELGGKSPQILFADADLEAALPVVLNAVVQNCGQTCSAGSRLLVEAAHFDKVVEELRHRFRALVSGPHDSDLDLGPLINEAQARRVAGFAEEAEVEEIPLIAEGSIMPDSPAGGFYQPARVYGPVPRDARLAQEEVFGPVLAVIPFADEAEAIEIANGTDYGLVAGVWTGDGARAMRVARAVRAGQVFVNGYGAGGGVELPFGGFKKSGHGREKGFEALYEFSALKTVVVNHG, encoded by the coding sequence ATGACAAACGGGAGGACGGCTTTGTCCAGCGAAATCAGGCGTTTCCAGGCCGTGATCGACGGCGTCGCGGGAGAGGCGACCGGCGGACGCCGCATCGACGTGATCGCACCCAGTACGGGCGAGGTCTTTGCCAGCATTCCGCGCTGCGATGCGGGTGATGTCGGTCGCGCGGTGGTTGCCGCGCGCAGCGCCTTTGACGGCGATGACTGGGGCAGGATGCCGGCGGTGGAGCGCGGTCGCATCCTCTCGCGCCTGTCCGCGCTGGTGCTTAGCCATATCGACGAGCTGGCGGAGCTGGAATCGCGCGACACCGGCAAGCCGCTGCGCCAGGGCCGGGCCGATATCGTCAATGCCGCGCGCTACTTCGAGTTCTACGGCGGGGCAGCGGACAAGGTCACCGGCGACACGCTTCCCGCCCAGACCGGCTTCATGGCGATCACGCTGCGCGAGCCGCATGGCGTCGTCGGCTCCATCGTTCCGTGGAATTATCCGGCGCAGATCATGGCGCGGGTCGCAGGCGCCGCCCTTGCCATGGGCAATACGTTGGTGATGAAACCTGCGGAGGATGCGTGTCTGTCCGTGCTGCGGATTGCCGAGCTTGCGCTTGAGGCGGGGCTTCCGGCGGGCGTCTGGAACGTGGTGCCGGGCTACGGCGAGGAGGCGGGCGCCTCCCTTTCCAATCATCCGGGCGTCGACTTCCTGACCTTCACCGGCTCTCCCGAGGTCGGCACGCTGATCCAGACGGCGGCGGCCAAGAACCATATCGGCTGCACGCTGGAGCTTGGCGGCAAGTCGCCGCAGATCCTCTTCGCCGACGCCGATCTGGAGGCCGCCCTTCCGGTCGTCCTGAACGCCGTCGTGCAGAATTGCGGCCAGACCTGTTCGGCCGGCAGCCGTCTGCTGGTGGAGGCCGCGCATTTCGACAAGGTGGTCGAGGAGCTGCGGCATCGCTTTCGCGCGCTGGTCAGCGGCCCGCACGACAGCGATCTGGATCTCGGACCCTTGATCAACGAGGCGCAGGCGCGTCGCGTCGCGGGCTTTGCCGAAGAGGCGGAGGTGGAGGAAATCCCGCTGATCGCGGAAGGATCCATCATGCCGGACAGCCCGGCGGGCGGGTTTTATCAGCCGGCCCGCGTTTATGGCCCTGTGCCCCGCGATGCGCGCCTTGCTCAGGAGGAGGTGTTCGGTCCCGTGCTTGCCGTCATTCCCTTTGCCGATGAAGCCGAGGCCATCGAGATCGCCAACGGCACCGACTACGGCCTGGTCGCCGGTGTGTGGACCGGCGATGGCGCGCGCGCGATGCGGGTGGCGCGCGCAGTCAGGGCCGGGCAGGTCTTCGTCAATGGCTATGGCGCAGGCGGCGGGGTCGAGTTGCCCTTCGGCGGCTTCAAGAAGTCCGGCCACGGGCGGGAAAAGGGCTTCGAGGCGCTCTACGAGTTCTCGGCCCTCAAGACCGTCGTGGTCAATCACGGATAG
- a CDS encoding SDR family oxidoreductase, which produces MSGRLAGKVAIVTGAGSGFGEGIAKLFAGEGASVIAADINGEAAQRVAGEIGPSAAAVTADVGKRADVEAMCQAAQERFGGLDILVNNAGYTHRNGSLMEVDEDTFDKIFAVNAKAIYLATQAAVPMLNARGGGVILNTASTAGLRPRPGLTWYNASKGWAITATKSMAVELAPDNIRVNALCPVAGETGMLSMFMGEDTPEKRAQFVASIPLGRLSQPRDIANAALWLASNEAEFITGVALEVDGGRCI; this is translated from the coding sequence ATGAGCGGACGTCTTGCGGGGAAGGTGGCGATTGTCACCGGCGCGGGGTCGGGCTTCGGCGAGGGCATCGCGAAGCTCTTTGCCGGGGAGGGGGCCTCGGTGATTGCCGCCGACATCAACGGCGAGGCGGCCCAACGGGTCGCTGGCGAGATCGGTCCCTCGGCCGCAGCGGTGACCGCGGATGTGGGCAAGCGGGCGGACGTTGAGGCAATGTGCCAGGCCGCACAGGAGCGCTTCGGCGGGCTGGATATTCTCGTCAACAACGCCGGCTACACCCACCGCAACGGCTCTCTGATGGAGGTCGACGAGGACACCTTCGACAAGATCTTCGCTGTCAATGCCAAGGCCATCTATCTGGCGACCCAGGCGGCCGTGCCGATGCTGAATGCGCGCGGCGGCGGCGTGATCCTCAACACCGCCTCGACGGCGGGCCTGAGGCCGCGCCCGGGGCTGACCTGGTACAATGCGTCGAAGGGCTGGGCGATCACCGCGACCAAATCCATGGCGGTGGAGCTTGCGCCCGACAACATCCGTGTGAATGCGCTGTGCCCGGTTGCGGGCGAGACGGGCATGCTTTCGATGTTCATGGGAGAGGACACGCCGGAAAAGCGGGCGCAATTCGTCGCCAGCATTCCGCTGGGGCGTCTGTCGCAACCGCGCGATATCGCCAATGCCGCATTGTGGCTCGCCTCAAACGAAGCCGAATTCATCACCGGCGTGGCACTTGAGGTCGACGGCGGGCGGTGTATCTGA